The nucleotide sequence AGAGTCAAAGCTACTGTAGCAGACATTGCTAACTGCCATTTATTtgcaatattaataaaaattcaTTACCGCAACATGTCTTTACCGCAGCAGCTTTACGTGTCACGGTAAAGACCTTGTGTTGCAGTAGATACAAATTCAAGgcaaattattaaaatacaaattattaAGGCGATTATATACGTAacacaaacatgtcatttttgcaACTATAGATGAGACCAAGTTTTAGCTGTAAAAAgtatacattttacacacatttgttgTGGTTATTCTGGATGATATTGAGGTCACTGCTTTAGGGCCCCAGCCTACCATGACCATACCTGTAGTAGAGCAAGAACCACTGATAGTTCACATGACACGAGGGAGGGGAAAATACAATTCCAGAGAACTTTAATCTTTTCCTCACAGTGGGGGAGGGGACTAAGTTTTCTGTGAGAACGCTAATAGTTCACAACATAGGGGATGAGCAAACATAACAACGCTTGCAAAGCAAACTTCTTAACCATTTCTCTTGGACCTCTAAGCAAAGGTTTTTTTTGATGCTCTTTTGATGAGGATGAGACCCATAGTGTTGACCCTCCTGTAGTTTTTCAACCACCAGCACGTTTCTTCCAAAAATGAAAAGTTATGAGATGACAAGCTTAGATaggtggcgtgtgtgtgtgggtatggaGACCTACTTGTATGCCTACATTGGGATGCTCATTTTAGCAGGAGTGTACAAGTCAAAATGCAAAGCAAGGTGCACTCACACTCTCTGGTGGGCTGTAGGAAAAATATGCAGTTCATATTCAGTTAAATTCATTTTCTAGAGGTCAAATTGACCccaaagataaaatattttcataaatatgaatataacaGGAGGTAACATTTACCATTAAAATTGTGTCCTTACTGACACAACATGTCATTACCGTATTATTGctttatttgaattattatgATTTTATTAGCAAAAACACTTCAAAATCACTTAAGTAGAGATGATTAATACATTAGAATTGCAGtaatttaataattacattttttatttgaattaaaggaaaatctagaaaataaatgttgctgtaatgtaagaaatattttgtaagaaaaagtgatgaaaaccataaaaaataaacatgttccAGATTAAAATCTTAATGACACAATACATTTTTGTCTACGTGTTTATATGTATTACAGACTCAgaagtttaaattaaaattcatacaagtggaattttcttttatttgggAGGTCAAAAGTGACCGTAGTTGCAGAAACAAGCTGCGGCTGACCTCGCCTCTGAGGATGACATTCTCTCTAAAACAAGCCAAAATACTCTCACCCAGCATCTTGCTGACGTATGGCTCAATGTCCACATCCTGGAGGTGCTGGTGCGTATGCGCGTGGTAGAGGCGCAAGGTCGAGTCTAGCCGAATCGACACCCACACACCGTCGCCGATCCACGCTAGCTGCCGCACCTGACTCTCCCTGCGAGGGTGGGCGTCGAAGGACTTCTACAGAGCGGTAAAAGAATCAGGGGTAGAGAAAATCAAGTGATTATTGCAGTTTTGTTGCTGCCCCATAAAAGGCAAAAGCTGATGTGACAGCGAGTTCATAACATACCTCGATCTGCATGCTCTTGGGCTGGATGACGTGGACCTTGTTCTTGTAGCCGCACCAAACCTTATCATGGACCACAGCCATGCAGCGGATAGAGTGATGAGGCCGACCGAGGTCCATTAGGTGGTAGTTGGACAAATCCCACTGGCCATCTGTTGACAAACCAACacaaaagttacaaaaaattaattaacaCTTGACAACAGTTCCTACACTTCCACACAAGACACACTAAAACCATGAACTCACAACTTAGTGTTTTATCATCAGTGAAGCTGTGATACAAGATTTTAAAAAACGTCTATCTATTTTAATCAGTTTAAATGGGTGCAAACTGGACACATTGCTGTTTTCTGTGAAAGCCTTGTGAATTCAGTATTGGAAATTTCAGCCTGAATTGTGGGAATGCTAgttcttaaaaaatatatttaaaatcccAAATACCCTCTGATCTATGGAATATGGCGAGGGTCCCATCGGCGAGTGCAACCAACACACGACCTTTCACATGCCTGCAATTAGGGAGGAGACAGAGACTGCTGAAAAAACTTCTGATTCTAAAGTCCCAACTAGAAAACATTTGCCTACGATGTAGACATAGTTTAAGTGAGTGAGTTTAACTGCCACCACCACTTACACCAGACTGAGCACAGAGTCTTTGAGTTTGATGGAGTGGAGGCACTTCTTCCAGTTTCCCACTGCTGAATGGACGTAGAGCCTTGAGGGAGAACAGAGGCAAGATACTCCAGAGCAAAACCAAGAAGAGTTCAAAAGAAGCATgtcatgatatttattatatatgtgtgtgtgtcttggatGGAAGAGTCAAGCACTCTGTTGTGGTGAATGTTCCTATCCAGCATTCTTACAAAGTAAAGAggtaacaataaaaatataagcTTAtgtgttaagttaaataaataactatagTACATGTTTTTAGATACCATCAGCAGAAGAGTAGTTCTGCTGAGCGACTTACCAGCCGTTCTGGGCCCCAAGCCACATAGTAGGGGCCACGCTAGTGTAGCTCTTTGCTTCCTCACCTCCATCCTCTGACTCTGGAGGATGACAAGCTTCATCTTTGGACTGACCCCCGTTCCTGTGCGGACACACGACATACACATAGTTGTGTAGATCTTTTCATTGTGTATTCATTCACATTCCCCATGATTATCTTTATATGGACAGACTTTGAGCTCCTACCTGTCAGAGGTGTCTGCTGAACGAGGATGGGGATCGGTGAAGACGTGCTCAGTAAATGGTCCTGGAGGTCCCAGTTCTGTGTGGCCGGCTGTTGACTCGGGAACCTCAGTGGCCTCGGTGGCCTCCTCAGCCGACTGGGCGGGGTGAATCTTCCCATTCATGGGAGGAGCAGTGGGGGCTAAAGCACAACAAAGCAgttaaaataaacagacaaagaGGTGCGATGGACACCTTACTATGATCATAAAAAGATGCTGGACCATTTAAGATGTTCCCACCTTGTCCTTTGTCCATTATTGGAGTGTCAGTGCGTGAGGAGCAGTTGCTACGGGCAACGCTGCAGTTGGTGGCGCAGCCAACAAGAGTGATACCAGCCAACATGCCCTCAACGCTGCCAGTGTCCTCGCCTCCACCAGCTCCACCGTCACCTGGATCCAACACGATCTCTCCCGCTGGATAGTCGCTCTCACTGgcagctgcaaacacacacacacacacacacacacattaatacatgtaaacacactgcaGCTGTACAAAAAGTACATTCCCTTCAACATACCAGATGTATAACAATGCAACTATAGAGGTTTAACAAGCACTTGAGTCTCACCCGGCACACTGGAGATGCAGAGCACGTGGGCATTGCAGACGTTGAACTGGTCGACCAGTGAGCCCGGCTGGTTGGCATCGATGATGACCACCTTGCTGGCAGTGTGGGTGCTGGTGAGGATCCACACCCGACTGCTCATAGTGTCTGTTTCCTGGAGCTCCTTCGACTGGGTgagcagaggagggagagacaaGACGTCAGGGTTTTAACACGGTCACGACTAACTGATAAAGGACAGACATGGTTCATGTGCTCTTCCACGCCTATGATCGATTTCTAGCTGCTGTGAATGCATGTTTTAAACTACGCTCTTGTAGTAATATAACCAACAAATGTCctgaaattgatttttttttacactcgGCCTACCTTCCTCTTCTCTGGGGAGCTGTGGCTGCTTTTCTTGCCAGCTCCATCCTCCTCAGCGTGCAGGGGGTCGCTGCTGCCTGACGGTGCTTTTGCTGGTACTGACTCCTGGCTGCTGGCCCTCCAACCTGTCAGGTCCACCCCAGCTGCACACCACAACTACAAGCACGTGCACGCACATAcgcatgatttaaaaaataagcacATGTGAGTGACTTAAATGGCGATGCCCTTTTTAAAACTATGTTAGTGAAGCCTCATTGAGATGTTGCCTTCCCCCCCTAGACTCATTAGCTGGGTTCCCTGCCACAACATCCTCTGGCCTTGTGTTCCACCCTATTTAGGACACATTTATGCTTAATTTTTGGCCTAAAATCAGCCCGACTGACTCTCTGGTTGCCACAACTTTCGACCTAAGTGTGCCTTTAGTTAGCTTAATTACTGCCTAAGACTCATCCAATGCTGCTGAGGAGTGGCTCATTTGgcttaaaatcttaaaattaaatattcatgatATTTAtcttcaaaacaattattttaagttGTTATTAAGAGTTTAACTGTCTTTCCCTGAAATCCTCACCTTCCTGTTTGGGTCCTTCTCAACAAGAGGACGACAGTACACAGGGACGGGCACATTCTTCATTcggttgtcctctttctcattAGTGGTCTAAAAGCAGAGGTGAGAAGAGGTCAGGAGACAAGCAATGAAGTGAATTAATGTCTGGTTCCATCAAAACATCTCCACTGTTACTGGCCACTAATTAAAAACAAGAacattcagtgtgtgtatgtaatgtaaacaGTTAAACGTATGCCATTACTTACTAacttaaatgtgtgtttaaagtgATTTTTCCTTTAAGGAAGAACACTAAGATCAAGCAGGAGTAAGTATGTGATAACGGCATTGATGTGTTAACTCAggcaggtagagacagacagaggataAAGGTTAAAAGGTTGCAACAACATTGGCAAAGGGAGAGAAAATTAGATTGACTCAACTCCACTAAGACCGGAGTTTATCAGAGAGATGCAGTCATAAGGCATGTTTGTGTACCGTATGTGCAACGTAACATTTCTTCTTTCGTCATATCATGCCTGAAAATGAACAATTTCTCTTTATTGCATTATCTTTATGCATTTCCAGAATTACATTTCATGGCAGGTTATATTTAGATCAACCAGTGTTGGTCTTTTACTTTCACATGGAGCTGATAGTGCCTCAGTTTGCAAAGTAAAGTTCACGCTGTCTTGATTATGTGGATATCTGTATATAATAACTCTTATTCTTTTGATTCCtactatatattgtatttttacattagttttttatctaatgtgtattttcttatctgttgtgttgtgttgaatcTGGTGCTGCCGTAACAAGTGAATTTCTCCAGTGTGGGATCAATAATATCTATCTAAAATCTTCTTACACGTATTGAGTGTTTAGtctcttgtttttctgtattaGGCATCCGCTGCTATCTATGGGTCATGGAAAGTTAAAGGGAGGGGAAGCCCTAAGGGCGCATGCTGGCACTCTGTCGGTCTCACTTGCCTGTTGTCTCTTCAGCGGGCTGTCCTGAACGCTGTCCGTCTGAACACCAGGCTGCGGGAGACCAGAGTTAGAGCCACCTGCCTACCAACACACTCTGCCATCTGGCCTTTGAGCTGCACAGGGTCTCTCACATAGGATACACCATCCTGCTGTCGTATATATACTAAAGCACCAAATGAATGATCTAGCAGGTACAGTCAGAGCAATCTTTATCGTTTAACTGTGTTTGCCTATCACATTCTGTAGACCTGAGAAATTCAGGTTTATAAAGATTTGTACTTGTGacttaaatgtgtgtttgcatgtgtaacATCAGTGTCATACAGTGTGTGGGAGATTTGagttatttaaaatttaaatctaAAACTATAGATCTGTTCTACACATTTATAAACTTGAATTTCTTATGGCTTTAAAATGGCTTCAAATCTTATCATATTATAtgaatacagtatctcacaaaagtgagtacacccctcacatttttgtaaatatttgattatatcttttcatgtgacaaaactgaagaaatgacactttgctacaatgtaaagtagtgagtgtacagtgtaaatttgctgtcccttcaaaataaaatatcacagagcaattaatgtctaaacagctggcaacaaaagtgagaacacctctaagtgaaaatgtctaaattgggcctaattagccattttccctccccggtgtcatgtgacccgTTAGAGTTACAAAGTCTCAGGTGTGAATAGGGAGCAGGTGTGTTGCAGGTGGGCTgtagggcagtattccaacatgataacaaccccaaacacacctctaagacaaccactgccttgctaaagaagctgagggtgaAGGCGATGGACTGGCTAAACAtctctccagacctaaaccctattgagcatctgtggggcatcctcatgATGTCGTCAttgaggagtggaagaggactccagtggcaacttttgaagctctggtgaactccatgcccaagagggtttaGGCAGTgttggaaaataatggtggccacaaaaTATTGAGACTTtcggcccaatttggacattttcacttagtggTGTAGTCCCTTTTGTTGCCAGCTGTTTATACATTAATTGCTGATTgcgatgtgttattttgaggggacagcaaatttacactgttatacaagctgtacactcactactttacattgtagcaaagtgtcatttcttcagtgttgtcacatgaaaagatataatcaaatatttacaaaaatgtggggggtgtactcacttttgtgagatactgtatattagaTAAATCATACAACTTAATTTGAGTCTTCACCTCCCTGGCTGTCAGTAACTTTTGCCAATCAGTAAAACAACTGAGTTTTTTCTAATGCAAAGTGagttatttgtgtatttttgttgtgtATGTGGAGGTCCAGAGGGGTCTCTAACCACGTaaggtggtttgtgtgtgtgtgtgtgtgtgaataccTGTTTAAAGCGAGACGGCACACTCCAGCCACAGGCCTGCATGATGCCGTCATCACGGCGCATGTGCTCGCGGACCTGTCGGTACTGTTCACGCCGCTGCTCTCGGCGAGCCAACAGTGCAGAGTCGCTGAGGAGAGACGCAACACCGTTACTGGCCAGTCTGGAAGCAACGGGAGGAAAGgaagggaaaagagagaaaagggcgAAGCGTTAGCAGCCTGGCCAGCCAGCAgcaagagatggagagaagagaTGAGAAGATAAAGCAGCAGCAGTTGTTACCAGCACAAGTTATACTTGTTTTCAAGCCAAGCAGTGTTTTATCACctgaaaattataattttaaatatgttgAGTGTTTTAGTCAGTGCTTGCGTAGTTGTGCTCAGTTTCCTTCATGCATAgcctttgtgtctgtctgtatgtgatATGTCTGTGGTCTGATGTatttatgtgtttctgtgtttgtgagacAAAGGCTAAAAAAGCAAAGACAACTTGAGTCAATATGAGAACAAGCTTACTGATTCAAACTCTGCCATCTAGTCACGCTTTAAATTCAAAACAGGAAGCTATAAGAAATGTTTATTCGTGTTAAATGTCAGGTTCATTATTACCAAAACCGGAACATCTACCACTAAAAGGATATTATCCCTCCAAATCATCTCTTTGATAACAACTGTGCAATAGCCAAAATATGCTTTGCCGTTATAGCCAAAGATCCAGATAAGATAATATTCAGAATATTTCCTTCACTCATTAAGATATTTGAAAACCATTCCTAAATGTTGAACGCTCTAATCTCCAAGCTGCCACAAGCGAGCAAGCAACCAGGTGCCAAAGTGGAAAGCAGATAAAGATGGAGGTTTAGGGTTTAGTGAAGGTATCTAGCAGGTTGCTGCTCACTCTTCGGGGAAGAACTCCAGTGTGCGGTTGGAGGTGGAGATCTGACACATGGTGTGGCTGCGTCGCTGAGAGAAACCGGCCGGTGAGGGAGACTTGTAGTGGATGTTGACGCTGTAGTACGGCCGCTTGACAGGCGGAGGGCTGGACGATGAGCTGAAGAGACGTGCAAAGCTGGCagatggagggagaaagagaatgaggcattttacttttgacagttttgttttaCCAAATAATTAGTTTGGGGCAATTCTTATTTCCCTTCAGTAAATAAGTTGAATAAAAGCAGAATCTCACAACTGCCAGATGGTGGACTTCTTTTTCTCTTGGATTTGAGGACTCTCCCGTGATGCCCTGAGAAGAAAGAGACGTGTGAGTCAAAGGATATCTCAGGCATTTATGTGCAAACAAAGTCACATTTTTGTGGTGCACTGAaataacatttcaaataaatgtgtggCTTAATGCAACATTAAATGTCTACAATTTGGAACAAAAGATAGCCTACTTATTCTTTAAGATCATTTACTGTCCTTGTGTTCTACTTTAAAAGCAGCGACTTCCTCTTGTCTACCTGATCATTTCTGTCCACCGGACGGCCTCCTGCAGCTCCATCAGCCTCTCTTTGTACTGATTCCTCTCCATCAACACACGGGCCATCTCCACCCGGGTGAACCGTCGTCGCTGCGTCATTGTCATGTCGCCGTCCTGCATGGGCGATGAAAACTGGGAGAGAGCATGGTgccatttttttaataaaacaaggTCTTCCACATCAACCAAACAACCCAAAATATTTAGTTTCATTAAGCAAAGATTAGAGATGCTGATGAATATGAGCAGTAAAACTTACTTTGTCAGCTTATATGTGGTTTGTTATGCGCTTTTCTACAGTCTGAGATTCTCATTATACTagtgataaagaaaataacactgATAACTCCAAAGAAGCATGAACACTGATTCAATGCGCAGGATCAGGTATGTAGACAGGGACACGGGCAGTTTTACTTACATCATCACCTCCTTCATCCTTGGAGTCCCGAGATGCACCAAGAGCCTCTGCTCTTAATCTGCAACccaaaagcaaaaacagcatTACACATCCTTTTTTGAGGCGTGTGAACTTGTGGACATGCAGGGAAGAAGTTGATGCCACTGAGACTGGGAGTCACTGGAGGAGCTTTTAGTAGGAGAAATCTGGGACTTAAGTCTTTGTTGACAATGCTTCTGGAGTTGCTGTGGGCATTAGCACATGTGTTACTAATATCATTAACACTGGATCCATTTTATTCAAGTGCACACTatcaagaccctgaaactgaagcagctaaatggaattcagcaaTTCTTGATTTGATTattaacacctgtgcttttttctGCTGACATCTCAAAATGTCTTTCTTAATTTCTGTTCTTCATTCCTAATAATGACGGTCTGAAAAGTCtaaaagagatgaaaagaaaaccaGAATATTCTACACTCTGTCCCTCCCTGTAAGTCCTTTTAATAATAAACCTTAATAAACACTTTAGCCCATTTAAGCTGTGCAAGAACTTGAAATGACAAGCTGTAAGAGATAACTGTTTCATCTGTTGTATTTCTACTAGTTGTACGGTCTCTCTGAAATGTTTCTGATGATGCTCTAGCACAAGAGCCTGAATCTGAAAACATATCTCAAGAAACCGGCATGACATTTGGCATCTTTGTAAGTATTTGAACTCAGTTGGAAgaccctttttatttattaccatCCATTTCACTTCTTGCTTAAAATGGTCTAGCTTTGTGGCCCGCAGGTGTATCTAATGCACCTTAACATTTATTAGGtgttgtaaaaatgttgttgtgcCTCTAGAAAGGTGTCCTGGTGAGTTTTACAATTTCCACCGTAGCACATGAAGTTGGTCCTATGTCGGCTTTAACCGCAGGTAAAAGGCATCGTCTTCCAATACAAGCAACCTCCTCCATAAACACACATAAGCTGCCACAATATGAAATCTATTGCTCACATACACAGACTGTTTTTTTAAGAGTTTAAGAGTTTGAACTGCAGGCAAACATGGCTGATTaacaaaaaaactgatttgAAAATGAGTTGAAAAGCACATTTACTGAAGTAAGGAACATTTTGATGGTGTGCTCCTTTATGATTTATTCTTCTTTGAAGAAGGGTTCCACAGTTAAGGAGTCCACCCAGCAGGACACAGAGTTCCTCCTGTCACTGACCCAACTAAGATTACTGAACGATCAATACAGGATATCACATGGAGCGTGAAGTGGCCAAGATGCTGTCTACAACACAGAAAAACTAAGATCTGTATTCAGACATTTTGTCCTCTGATTCTTTGGACCTGTCACCACTGGCAGTTTTTCAACACTATCATGTTACTcttcttctgtgtctgttgCCAGGATGCATTCACTCCGCCATGGAGGGTCACTTAGATTTGGATTACAGCAACACTgaaagtcattattttgagtcataaaagttattgttatctAACTGCTGCACTGTTTATTAAACTTGCATTTGACCTGGTATTATTGTTACCTGTAGCACCCCCAAATGTATTTCTAATTAAATTACCAATTTAAATGAGCATAGTGTTTTCTTCCTGAACTCATCGTGTTATTATTTTCACCTCTTAAGTTCTTCTTCCAGCTCCTTGACTCTGGCGTCCACCTTGTTCTTGGACTGCCTCACAGCCTCCAGCTCCTCCCTCAGCACCTCCTGCTCCCCTGAAAGCTCGTCCACTTTGGCTATAAGGTCATTTTTCACAATGTTGAGAGCATTTCTGTCAAGCAAAGAGCACAAAGTAAGAAAGACATCAAAACCCTTCCAGGAAACTACAAGTTGGGCTttcacgcacacacgcacgcacgcacgcacgcacgcacgcacgcacgcacgcacacacgcacacactaaactaagaacATGTTGTATGGGTGAGAAAACAAGGAAGATGGCAGGCAGACCTTCTGAATCCAGAAGAGGTGCAGATCATGAACCAATCAGAGGAATGTCACACtcatttaaacacacttttagagcacaaataaatattttattttttataaaatgagGATGAAGATTAAGACCAACACAGCTGCACACTTTAatcttctctgtgtctcttaCTTGGTCTCTAGGAGCTGTTTGTTCTCTGTCAGCAGGTTCTCCACCTCCTTGCCCATCCCTGAAACAGTCACATTCACACCTCTGTTACTCACCACACACAATGCACATCGTCCATTAATCAATAAACCCTTTTTTCGATAAGCAAAGTGCATTTCCCAGAAATTCTGTGCCAACGCTGCTTTTCAGATCAGCCAAAGGAATTGCCTTTTGTGGAGGATTTGCATAATTTGTTCCACAACTTGAAAAAGcttaaaattgaatttaaatgaaaatgaatggaCTGATTATTGATTTAGGGGCTCATGTAAACGAGGAAGCTAAATAGGGTTGAAAAGGAAGGTTTGTTGTTAAATAATCTGAAGAAAACACTAACTGACTTAAGTTAAGATCATCAGCTGGGAGGAGTCTTGGAGCATCTTTAACTGCTACAGCATCACCAGGCAACATTATAACTTTTAGTGTGCTGCCAGCTGGTGAGAACATATTGGCACAGTACACCCATCAAAATTCTTGATCAAAATAGGCCTATAACATGTCATTTCATCCAAACTTTATCCATGAGTGAACACATATTCGGAATTCAGGGTTGATCCCTTAACCACAACAATGATAACGTCATGCTCAACCTATTCATCTTGTTATCAAATCTTTGTTATTGCCAGACATTGAAAAGGACGTGCAAGCAGCAAGCACTGTGCAACATAagctaaaaacacaaactttaaGCAGAAATTTCAACACAGAGAAAAATCTGGACATGAGAACAtgtcaaaaacaaagaaacacaagaaaaacaaaaagccaaGAGGTTATTATATACCAGGTGTCAATTACACAAGACTGGTGACAGTTTGTCTACAGAGAAAATGATCCTTGGTGGACACTGGATTAGAAAATTCTGCAGTCAGATCACATACTGCAAAGTGCAAAttgaaaaattaagaaaaaaattaacatCTTTCTGGTTTCTGTGTCTTCTTACAGCTGCTAAGACCGGCAATTTTAACTGCAACGCTCGATTGCCATCTATTCCCTAAAATCAATCTCTTAATGTAAATAGTCATATCTTGGACTTTGAAGGTGGTGAGAAGGACAGCTGgaagatttattttttgatgAAACACCATCTTACTGGGAGGAAAAAACACTTTATGGAAGCCAACTGAGTTTGTCTCCTGTTGAACTGGTGTTCAACACACAGCCTGTTTACCTCTCAAGACTTGCACTTTCACTATTTTGTTCTTGATTCAGAGTTCTGCACAGCCTCTCTACCATTCCATTATTCTCCGGTAGTGTTTTCTTTCCAAACAAAGGtgtctttatattttaatgttctaTAAATAGGGAGTTCtttattgaaaaaatatataaaaacttaGCTATGTGAGATGCAAAAGGTggcacaaaaatgtaaatataaagccACACATAAAATGGACACAAAGCAGGAACCAGAAGGATGTAAAAGCTGGAGGCCAGGGAATGACATAACAAGCAAATGTGACCATGAGCGTAGGCAAGGTGTGCCTTACCGAAGAAATCATCACGAACTGGAGGCAAAAGAAGAAGAcgggagaaggagaaagaggaaaggcCACAGAtcagagaagaaagagaagggcaggaagggaagagaggagaaaaaggatGCTGATAAGCATTTTTGAATTTGGACGAGCAGGAGGGATAAAACctaagctaaaaacaaaagctgCCATCTGGccctgaaacactgaaacagcgTCAAGGAGAGagaatgattttttaaatttaattaatttccttaaagaataaaaatactGCATGTGCATGGATATTGGGCATCTACTGTATCATAAAAATGTCCAGATATCAAAGCAATCAatgaatatttatatattactaATTAAAACTATAGTAATGCACCCTTTTCTGATTTGTATACACAGAGATTAACATCTACTCTTAGCTGTGGAGTTTGGAGAGCAGAGAGGAGTCGAGAGAGTAAGATACCAACCAATGCATGCTCAGATACACACCTGAGAACTCGCCTATGGGTGTCACCAGCAGAAGCAcataaaaggggaaaaaaggaaacgGATGAGAGGTTAACAGATGGACAAGATGATGGGTCCccttctgtttcttctatagAAAAATCAGAGACAACAAATCTAAACCCAAAATAACTCAGTTGAGGTAACAGAAATTAAGGTCCACCAGAAGTGTATTGGCCAAAACAAGATTGACAATTAACATCTAAGATAAATAATAATCTGACTCTTAACTCTAACTGACTCTAACTTTTAAAGGTCTATTTACACTCACAACCTTTGAACTGAGCTGAACCAAACATGCCCTTGCCTCATAAGACAAGAGGGAAAAAACATATACAAagtataaagacaaagaaataataaaagtaacACTGCATGAATGGGCAGCTGGGGTTGGGGGTGCAGCCAGTGAGGGATTGTATGGTTTTTCAGGAAGTGACGCAGGGATGAGCTGCTGGCATGGAGTGTATTCCAGCCTCAGCCATGCAAGGTAAAAAAAAGTCAGAGTCGGCGCAGTGGCACATTCACACAGCCTCACATGGAGCTCCTGCCCTGCAGTAtcgcaaagcaaaaacaaatgctGGCTTTGTGCAACGCGCACATGCGTCCGCCCTTACTTCCCTTTGGATCTACACTTAATCTGATATTACGTTTTATTAGTAATATCACACATTGGCAGTTTTAGTAGTAGTCTCAAGCTTCACTTTCACCGGCTCAAGGTGAGCAATGATCACCTCAGGAGGCAGCTTCACTTTTCAGGCATTTTCCTTTGAAGTGAAATGCTGACCACTGACCAAAAGAGAACGATATCTCTGACCAGCAAAGTGATTTCGTGTCATTTGCTTCACCTTTACTGCCAAGCTTTAGGGCTTTAAAATAAGCA is from Micropterus dolomieu isolate WLL.071019.BEF.003 ecotype Adirondacks linkage group LG02, ASM2129224v1, whole genome shotgun sequence and encodes:
- the mapk8ip3 gene encoding C-Jun-amino-terminal kinase-interacting protein 3 isoform X1, which produces MMELQIDEVVYQDDYGSGSVMSERVSGLANSIYREFERLIRSYDEEVVKELMPLVVNVLENLDAVLTENQEHEVELELLKEDNEQLITQYEREKALRKQAEEKFIEFEDALEAEKKDLQVQVEFLELQGKQLELKTKNYSDQITRLEERESDMKKEYNALHQRHTEMIQTYVEHIERSKMQQAGSNSQSDGPGCGRTQRHTWRKSKAERPPSLSLYPSGEGMVRGGLGGARMMPGKDIWQVSELGQSTFCSAYQEDGSESDSVAATPSSTGSKSNTPTSSVPSATVTPINEGFLPHSEFDAMRAGNCRKSAKRLSRNMEVQVSQETRNVSIGMGSSDEWSEFQEIIDSTPELDMCVDPRVYGGGNSPSQGIVNEAFGINTDSLYHEIKDAKSDIIGDVDAGAELLGEFSGMGKEVENLLTENKQLLETKNALNIVKNDLIAKVDELSGEQEVLREELEAVRQSKNKVDARVKELEEELKRLRAEALGASRDSKDEGGDDFSSPMQDGDMTMTQRRRFTRVEMARVLMERNQYKERLMELQEAVRWTEMIRASRESPQIQEKKKSTIWQFFARLFSSSSSPPPVKRPYYSVNIHYKSPSPAGFSQRRSHTMCQISTSNRTLEFFPEELASNGVASLLSDSALLARREQRREQYRQVREHMRRDDGIMQACGWSVPSRFKQPGVQTDSVQDSPLKRQQTTNEKEDNRMKNVPVPVYCRPLVEKDPNRKLWCAAGVDLTGWRASSQESVPAKAPSGSSDPLHAEEDGAGKKSSHSSPEKRKSKELQETDTMSSRVWILTSTHTASKVVIIDANQPGSLVDQFNVCNAHVLCISSVPAASESDYPAGEIVLDPGDGGAGGGEDTGSVEGMLAGITLVGCATNCSVARSNCSSRTDTPIMDKGQAPTAPPMNGKIHPAQSAEEATEATEVPESTAGHTELGPPGPFTEHVFTDPHPRSADTSDRNGGQSKDEACHPPESEDGGEEAKSYTSVAPTMWLGAQNGWLYVHSAVGNWKKCLHSIKLKDSVLSLVHVKGRVLVALADGTLAIFHRSEDGQWDLSNYHLMDLGRPHHSIRCMAVVHDKVWCGYKNKVHVIQPKSMQIEKSFDAHPRRESQVRQLAWIGDGVWVSIRLDSTLRLYHAHTHQHLQDVDIEPYVSKMLGTGKLGFSFVRITALLIGGNRLWVGTGNGVIISIPLTETNKVSPTSSGGVIHVYSDDCSEKSSSSFIPYCSMAQAQLCFHGHRDAVKFFVSVPGNVLATLNGSVLDSPSEGQGSTAPQETEAQSVHNVLVLSGGEGYIDFRIGDGEDDETEEGENGGASQMKPALCKAERSHIIVWQVSYIPE